A single Cnuibacter physcomitrellae DNA region contains:
- a CDS encoding amino acid deaminase/aldolase, which translates to MSPRRTAASRASGAPGTSALLDLTRPPAVPGVWRDELRYWPALAEATRSLETPYAVLGFEALAHNAHDMLRRAAGTPIRVASKSIRIRAVIDAVLALPGFHGILAYTLPEALWLAETCDDVVVGYPSVDRTALAALAADERAASRVTVMIDSAAHLDLIDSVVPASRRAAPLRVALELDAAFVAPGLGHLGAFRSPVFDAADATALAREVLGRPGYVLVGMMAYESQIAGVGNRPRGNPIRGRILDVIQRRSVAELRERRGAVVDAVRRLAPLEFVNGGGTGSLETTGADPSVTEIGAGSGLLGGHLFDTYSRFRPAPAAAFAMSVVRKPTPEMATVLGGGWIASGPPALDRLPEVVWPRPTRMVPREMAGEVQTPLTGRGAERLRIGDRVWFRHTKSGELSEHVDRFAVVEDGRLVGEVPSYRGEGKAFL; encoded by the coding sequence ATGAGCCCGCGCAGGACCGCGGCGTCCCGCGCGAGCGGCGCACCCGGCACGAGTGCCCTGCTCGACCTGACCCGCCCGCCCGCCGTGCCCGGGGTCTGGCGCGACGAGCTGCGCTACTGGCCCGCCCTGGCCGAGGCGACACGATCGCTCGAGACGCCGTACGCGGTCCTCGGGTTCGAGGCGCTCGCCCACAACGCCCACGACATGCTGCGCCGGGCGGCGGGGACCCCCATCCGCGTCGCGTCCAAGTCCATCCGCATCCGCGCCGTGATCGACGCGGTGCTCGCACTCCCGGGCTTCCACGGCATCCTCGCGTACACGCTCCCCGAGGCGCTCTGGCTCGCCGAGACCTGCGACGACGTCGTGGTCGGCTACCCGAGCGTCGACCGGACGGCGCTCGCGGCGCTCGCGGCCGACGAACGGGCCGCCTCACGCGTGACGGTGATGATCGACTCGGCCGCCCACCTCGACCTCATCGACTCGGTCGTGCCGGCGTCGCGCCGCGCAGCCCCCCTCCGGGTGGCCCTGGAGCTCGACGCCGCGTTCGTCGCGCCGGGACTCGGTCACCTCGGCGCCTTCCGCTCGCCCGTGTTCGACGCGGCCGACGCGACCGCCCTCGCCCGGGAGGTCCTCGGCAGGCCCGGATACGTGCTCGTCGGGATGATGGCGTACGAGTCGCAGATCGCGGGGGTCGGTAACCGCCCTCGGGGCAACCCGATCCGCGGGCGGATCCTCGACGTCATCCAGCGGCGGTCGGTGGCCGAGCTGCGCGAGCGCCGCGGTGCGGTGGTCGACGCCGTGCGCCGCCTCGCCCCGCTGGAGTTCGTGAACGGCGGCGGCACGGGATCGCTCGAGACGACCGGCGCCGACCCGTCGGTGACCGAGATCGGCGCCGGCAGCGGACTGCTGGGCGGTCACCTCTTCGACACCTACTCGCGCTTCCGGCCCGCCCCCGCGGCCGCCTTCGCGATGTCCGTGGTGCGGAAGCCGACTCCGGAGATGGCGACCGTGCTGGGCGGCGGCTGGATCGCTTCGGGTCCGCCCGCGCTCGACCGCCTGCCCGAGGTGGTCTGGCCGCGCCCGACGCGGATGGTGCCGCGCGAGATGGCCGGCGAGGTGCAGACGCCCCTGACCGGCCGGGGCGCCGAGCGCCTGCGCATCGGCGATCGGGTGTGGTTCCGGCACACGAAGTCGGGCGAGCTCTCCGAGCACGTGGACCGGTTCGCGGTCGTCGAGGACGGACGGCTGGTGGGCGAGGTGCCCAGCTACCGAGGTGAGGGGAAGGCGTTCCTGTGA
- a CDS encoding MFS transporter, with translation MTSSDGVVGVAGPGAEPRTRVGGGWIALFATAWLGVWMAQLTPVQLLLPLQVEVHVDSGRWVDSVVAFGVISAIAGAAALVVFPLTGALSDRTTSRFGRRRPWIALGALVFAVGLAVLGLQDGLVGVGVWWTVSIVGFCILSAALTACISDQVPVLQRGFVSSWISAPQAIGLILGVLLATTLFTGQLLGYSAMAILLVILVVPFLLLVPDARLHPADRPPTTVAALVEGFWVSPRKHPDFGWTLAGRILVNIGNALGTSLLLYFLMFGLGDADAEDDLLVLIVIYTVFVVIASIVCGRLSDRLARRRVFVLVSSVLQAVAALLLALVPQLDATMVAAALLGAGYGCFLSVDQALATQVLPDPASRGKDLGIMNIATAVPQAVAPLVGAGIVWSLGGFPVLFLASAAFALLGALAVSRVRSVR, from the coding sequence ATGACGTCATCCGACGGCGTGGTGGGTGTCGCGGGACCGGGAGCGGAACCCCGCACCAGGGTGGGCGGCGGCTGGATCGCGCTGTTCGCGACGGCCTGGCTCGGGGTGTGGATGGCGCAGCTCACCCCCGTGCAGCTGCTCCTGCCCCTGCAGGTGGAGGTGCACGTCGACTCGGGTCGCTGGGTCGACAGCGTGGTCGCCTTCGGCGTCATCAGCGCCATCGCCGGCGCCGCGGCACTCGTCGTGTTCCCGCTGACCGGCGCGCTCTCCGACCGCACGACGTCGCGGTTCGGGCGCCGACGGCCGTGGATCGCCCTCGGCGCCCTGGTGTTCGCCGTAGGGCTCGCGGTGCTCGGCCTCCAGGACGGCCTCGTCGGGGTCGGCGTGTGGTGGACCGTCTCGATCGTCGGCTTCTGCATCCTCTCCGCCGCGCTGACGGCGTGCATCAGCGACCAGGTGCCGGTGCTGCAGCGCGGCTTCGTCTCGAGCTGGATCTCGGCTCCGCAGGCGATCGGGCTGATCCTCGGCGTGCTCCTGGCGACGACCCTCTTCACCGGGCAGCTGCTCGGCTACTCCGCGATGGCGATCCTGCTCGTGATCCTCGTCGTGCCCTTCCTCCTCCTCGTGCCGGATGCGCGGCTGCATCCCGCGGACCGCCCGCCCACGACGGTGGCGGCTCTGGTGGAGGGGTTCTGGGTGAGTCCGCGCAAGCACCCGGACTTCGGGTGGACGCTGGCCGGGCGCATCCTCGTCAACATCGGGAACGCGCTCGGCACGTCGCTGCTGCTCTACTTCCTCATGTTCGGGCTCGGCGACGCGGACGCCGAGGACGATCTGCTCGTGCTCATCGTGATCTACACGGTCTTCGTCGTGATCGCCTCGATCGTGTGCGGCCGGCTGTCCGACCGGCTCGCCCGGCGACGGGTGTTCGTGCTCGTCTCCTCGGTGCTGCAGGCGGTCGCCGCGCTCCTGCTCGCCCTCGTGCCGCAGCTGGACGCGACCATGGTGGCCGCCGCCCTCCTCGGCGCGGGCTACGGCTGCTTCCTGTCGGTCGACCAGGCGCTCGCCACCCAGGTGCTGCCCGACCCCGCCTCCCGTGGAAAGGACCTCGGAATCATGAACATCGCCACTGCCGTGCCCCAGGCGGTCGCGCCCCTGGTCGGCGCGGGCATCGTCTGGTCGCTGGGCGGCTTCCCCGTCCTCTTCCTCGCCTCGGCCGCGTTCGCCCTCCTCGGCGCCCTCGCGGTCTCCCGCGTCAGGAGCGTCCGATGA
- a CDS encoding TetR/AcrR family transcriptional regulator codes for MTQSALEAPLRGEVIVVAHMNVQERRARLVRAAFTVIAERGIAGATTRAITAEAGMALASFHYAFASRDELLTTLIADAVESETSALEVTTRDHASLEDVLVAGLSAYLDGLKADPHRERAMLELTQHAVRDPDTRALAVRQYERYRMLARRSLEAAAHRTGSEWLDPVDELAAQLVALTDGLTLAWLVDEDEVRAEATIRFAARSLASRARPDGARPDRAHPHRARPSRETVTDREGRGERG; via the coding sequence TTGACCCAGTCGGCGCTCGAGGCGCCGCTCCGCGGGGAGGTGATCGTCGTGGCGCACATGAACGTGCAGGAGCGCCGTGCGCGGCTGGTCCGCGCCGCGTTCACCGTCATCGCCGAGCGCGGGATCGCGGGGGCGACGACCCGCGCGATCACGGCCGAGGCGGGCATGGCCCTCGCGAGCTTCCACTACGCGTTCGCCTCCCGCGACGAGCTGCTCACCACCCTGATCGCCGACGCCGTCGAGTCGGAGACCAGCGCGCTCGAGGTCACCACCCGCGACCACGCCTCGCTCGAGGACGTCCTGGTCGCCGGCCTGAGCGCGTACCTCGACGGGCTGAAGGCGGACCCGCACCGGGAGCGCGCGATGCTCGAGCTCACCCAGCACGCGGTGCGCGATCCCGACACGCGGGCGCTCGCGGTGCGGCAGTACGAGAGGTATCGGATGCTCGCACGTCGTTCGCTCGAGGCCGCGGCCCACCGCACCGGCTCGGAGTGGCTGGATCCCGTCGACGAGCTCGCCGCGCAGCTCGTGGCCCTCACCGACGGCCTCACGCTGGCCTGGCTCGTCGACGAGGACGAGGTGCGCGCCGAGGCGACCATCCGCTTCGCCGCCCGCTCGCTCGCGAGCAGAGCGCGACCGGACGGGGCGCGACCGGACCGGGCGCATCCGCACCGGGCGCGCCCGTCGAGGGAGACCGTGACAGACCGAGAGGGACGGGGGGAGCGCGGATGA
- a CDS encoding D-arabinono-1,4-lactone oxidase gives MTAANGVWRNWSRLERVKPVRVERPPTIAAVQRAVTAAARAGLRVKAVGAGHSFTGIAVATGVLLELDELSGIVSVDRERMRVTLLAGTRLHEAARLLRPHGLAMENLGDIDVQTIAGAISTGTHGTGSRFGGIATQVVGITLVTADGELRRIDEDHEPELLPAVALSLGALGVIVEVTLQCVPAFVLTALECPAPLDETLDDLEGIVERSDHFEFYWFTDTTTAVTKTNERRPGGERTRPLSAMRRFVDDSLMANGVYRVTCAASSMVPGIVPSVNRLADRLWTNREYSDLSHRVFATRRTVRFREMEYAVPAERTADVVRAIDELTRSRGWHVSFPIEVRFAAADDLWLSTASGRPSGYIAVHRYHREDHRPYFEAVEDIMREHRGRPHWGKLHTQDAASLADLYPRHADFVALRDRMDPDRLFTNAYLERVLGG, from the coding sequence GTGACGGCGGCGAACGGGGTGTGGCGCAACTGGTCGCGCCTGGAGAGGGTCAAGCCCGTGCGGGTGGAGCGACCCCCGACGATCGCCGCGGTGCAGCGGGCGGTGACGGCCGCCGCGAGGGCGGGACTGCGGGTGAAGGCCGTCGGAGCGGGTCACAGCTTCACGGGGATCGCGGTCGCGACCGGGGTGCTCCTCGAGCTCGACGAGCTGAGCGGCATCGTGTCGGTCGACCGCGAGCGGATGCGCGTCACGCTGCTGGCCGGGACCCGCCTCCACGAGGCGGCCCGGCTGCTGCGACCGCACGGGCTCGCCATGGAGAACCTCGGCGACATCGACGTGCAGACGATCGCGGGCGCCATCTCCACGGGCACCCACGGGACGGGCTCGCGGTTCGGGGGGATCGCGACCCAGGTCGTCGGCATCACCCTCGTCACCGCCGACGGCGAGCTCCGACGCATCGACGAGGACCACGAGCCGGAGCTCCTGCCGGCCGTGGCCCTCTCCCTCGGCGCCCTCGGGGTGATCGTCGAGGTCACCCTCCAGTGCGTGCCCGCGTTCGTCCTCACCGCCCTCGAGTGCCCGGCCCCGCTCGACGAGACCCTCGACGACCTCGAGGGGATCGTCGAGCGCTCGGACCACTTCGAGTTCTACTGGTTCACCGATACGACTACGGCCGTGACGAAGACGAACGAGCGGCGCCCCGGTGGGGAGCGCACCAGACCGCTGTCCGCGATGCGGCGCTTCGTGGACGACTCGCTCATGGCCAACGGCGTCTACCGGGTCACCTGCGCGGCGAGCTCGATGGTGCCCGGGATCGTGCCCTCCGTGAACCGGCTCGCCGACCGGCTCTGGACCAACCGCGAGTACAGCGACCTCTCCCACCGCGTCTTCGCGACCCGGCGGACCGTGCGCTTCCGCGAGATGGAGTACGCGGTGCCCGCCGAACGGACGGCCGACGTCGTGCGGGCCATCGACGAGCTCACGCGCTCGCGCGGCTGGCACGTCTCGTTCCCGATCGAGGTGCGGTTCGCCGCCGCCGACGACCTCTGGCTCTCCACCGCGAGCGGTCGACCGAGCGGGTACATCGCCGTCCATCGCTACCACCGTGAGGACCATCGGCCGTACTTCGAGGCCGTCGAGGACATCATGCGCGAGCACCGGGGCCGGCCCCACTGGGGCAAGCTCCACACGCAGGACGCCGCGTCGCTGGCCGATCTCTACCCGCGGCATGCCGACTTCGTCGCCCTGCGCGACCGGATGGACCCGGACCGGCTGTTCACGAACGCCTACCTCGAGCGGGTGCTGGGGGGATGA